From the genome of Phreatobacter cathodiphilus, one region includes:
- a CDS encoding multicopper oxidase family protein, with translation MTIMPPLTRRRLGALALGLALAGRAAQASDLRLTAAAGDRRFGDGEAVTPFWGYDGTLPGPVLRARRGAPATLLFRNGLDEATALHWQGARLPLDPASVSPGTERATPLLLRDAGTFLYRPPLLGGEAQLRRGLAGLLLVDDAAPPVHDREMTLLLSEAPGEGPGALLANGERRLGWSVRPNERLWLRLANGTANRVLRLALPGQVLTLVALDSQPCEPFPLDGGRLVLAPGQRAEILWDVATAAPGVPLQVARFAGEGLDETIAVEDAPARATALPPPQPLPANALPQAMDFRRALRWDWPIGGTAQDPILAGQANRGPPAGAAFRARAGSVVVATIRNESPVLHAVHVQGHAARLLDGLDDGWKPYFLDTVLVAPGMVTRIAFVAEQAGRFLVTSQPINADGGPVAIALDVA, from the coding sequence ATGACCATCATGCCGCCTCTGACCCGCCGCCGTCTCGGCGCCCTCGCTCTCGGCCTCGCCCTGGCCGGCCGGGCGGCGCAGGCGAGCGACCTGCGGCTCACCGCCGCAGCGGGTGACAGGCGCTTCGGCGACGGCGAGGCCGTGACGCCCTTCTGGGGCTATGACGGCACCCTGCCCGGGCCGGTGTTGCGGGCGCGGCGCGGCGCGCCGGCGACGCTGCTCTTCCGCAACGGGCTCGACGAGGCGACGGCGTTGCACTGGCAGGGCGCGCGGCTGCCGCTCGACCCGGCGTCGGTCTCCCCCGGCACCGAGCGCGCGACGCCCCTCCTCCTCCGGGATGCCGGCACTTTTCTTTATCGCCCCCCGCTTCTCGGCGGCGAGGCGCAACTGCGCCGCGGCCTCGCCGGCCTGCTGCTGGTCGACGACGCGGCGCCCCCCGTCCACGACCGTGAAATGACCCTTCTGCTCTCGGAGGCCCCCGGCGAGGGCCCGGGCGCCCTTCTTGCCAACGGCGAGCGACGCCTCGGCTGGTCCGTGCGGCCGAACGAGCGGCTCTGGCTGCGCCTCGCCAATGGCACCGCCAATCGCGTCCTGCGCCTCGCCCTGCCCGGCCAGGTCCTGACCCTTGTCGCCCTCGACAGCCAGCCCTGCGAGCCCTTCCCGCTCGACGGCGGCCGGCTCGTGCTGGCGCCGGGGCAGCGCGCCGAGATCCTCTGGGACGTTGCCACCGCGGCTCCGGGCGTCCCGCTGCAGGTGGCGCGCTTCGCCGGCGAAGGCCTCGATGAGACGATTGCCGTCGAAGACGCACCGGCCCGCGCGACGGCGCTGCCGCCGCCGCAGCCCCTGCCCGCCAATGCCCTGCCCCAGGCCATGGATTTCCGCCGGGCGCTCCGCTGGGACTGGCCCATCGGCGGCACGGCGCAGGACCCGATCCTCGCCGGCCAGGCCAATCGCGGCCCGCCCGCCGGGGCGGCCTTCCGCGCCCGTGCCGGGTCCGTGGTGGTCGCCACCATCCGCAACGAGTCCCCCGTTCTCCATGCCGTCCACGTCCAGGGCCATGCGGCGCGCCTGCTCGACGGCCTCGACGACGGCTGGAAGCCCTATTTCCTCGACACGGTGCTCGTCGCCCCAGGCATGGTCACGCGGATCGCCTTCGTCGCCGAGCAGGCCGGGCGCTTCCTCGTCACCAGCCAGCCGATCAATGCCGACGGCGGGCCGGTGGCGATCGCCCTCGACGTGGCCTGA
- a CDS encoding NAD(P)H-hydrate dehydratase, protein MTCHLSALLTPAAMAEADRLTISAGTPGRVLMQRAGIAVADVAARGTPPGASVAVLCGPGNNGGDGYVAAKVLRERGFRVTVAAAAPPQARASDAVAAADDWGRAPVPLAAWSEDRPAVVVDALYGAGLSRDVAGEEAEVIDAVNASGCRVVAADIASGVDGATGAVRGIAVKAHETVTFFRRKPGHLLMPGRLQCGRVRVADIGISPAVIEALAIRDFANEPDLWGVSLPLPQPDGHKYSRGHAVVVSGGLARTGAARLAARGALRAGAGLVTVASPPEALAVNAAHLTAIMLERMEGADGLAAILADRRKNAVCIGPALGTGEATRALVAEALASGAATVIDADGLTAFQADAEALFAGIHAWPDRPVVLTPHGGEFARLFGPAKGSKLDAARLAAARSGAVVILKGPDTVVASPDGKASIAANAPPWLATAGSGDVLAGFVTGLLAQGMPAFEAASAAVWLHGEAGRAAGIGLIAEDLPEAMPRVFASLPERFAPADEPD, encoded by the coding sequence ATGACATGTCACCTCAGCGCCCTGCTGACTCCCGCGGCCATGGCCGAGGCGGATCGGCTGACCATATCCGCGGGCACGCCGGGCCGGGTGCTGATGCAGCGCGCCGGTATTGCCGTCGCCGATGTGGCGGCGCGCGGCACGCCGCCGGGCGCCTCCGTTGCGGTGCTCTGCGGACCCGGAAACAACGGCGGCGACGGCTACGTGGCCGCCAAAGTCCTGAGGGAGCGCGGGTTCCGGGTGACGGTCGCCGCTGCCGCGCCGCCGCAGGCCCGCGCATCGGACGCCGTGGCGGCCGCCGACGACTGGGGGAGGGCGCCGGTGCCGCTCGCAGCCTGGTCGGAGGACCGGCCCGCCGTGGTGGTCGACGCGCTCTACGGCGCAGGGCTTTCCCGCGACGTCGCCGGCGAGGAGGCGGAGGTGATCGACGCCGTCAACGCTTCCGGCTGCCGTGTCGTCGCCGCCGACATCGCCTCGGGCGTGGACGGCGCGACGGGCGCGGTGCGCGGCATCGCGGTGAAGGCGCACGAGACCGTCACCTTCTTCCGCCGCAAGCCCGGCCACCTGCTCATGCCGGGACGGCTGCAGTGCGGGCGGGTGCGCGTCGCCGACATCGGCATCTCGCCGGCGGTCATCGAGGCTCTCGCCATCCGCGACTTCGCCAACGAGCCGGATCTGTGGGGCGTGTCGCTGCCCCTGCCGCAGCCGGACGGGCACAAATACAGCCGCGGCCACGCGGTGGTCGTCTCCGGCGGGCTCGCCCGCACCGGGGCCGCACGGCTCGCCGCCCGCGGGGCGCTGAGGGCGGGGGCGGGGCTCGTGACGGTCGCCTCGCCGCCGGAGGCGCTCGCCGTCAATGCCGCCCATCTCACGGCGATCATGCTGGAGCGGATGGAGGGGGCGGACGGCCTCGCCGCCATCCTCGCAGATCGCCGCAAGAACGCCGTCTGCATCGGCCCGGCACTCGGCACCGGCGAGGCGACGCGCGCGCTGGTGGCCGAGGCGCTGGCGAGCGGGGCGGCGACGGTGATCGACGCCGACGGGCTCACCGCGTTCCAGGCGGATGCTGAGGCGCTGTTCGCCGGAATCCACGCCTGGCCGGACCGGCCGGTGGTGCTGACTCCCCACGGGGGCGAGTTCGCCAGGCTGTTCGGACCGGCCAAGGGCTCGAAGCTCGACGCCGCGCGCCTCGCGGCCGCGCGTTCCGGGGCCGTCGTGATCCTCAAGGGGCCCGACACGGTGGTGGCCTCGCCCGACGGCAAGGCCTCGATCGCCGCCAATGCGCCGCCCTGGCTGGCGACGGCGGGCTCGGGCGACGTGCTGGCGGGGTTCGTCACCGGCCTTCTCGCGCAGGGCATGCCGGCCTTCGAAGCGGCGAGCGCGGCGGTCTGGCTGCACGGGGAGGCGGGTCGGGCGGCGGGCATCGGGCTGATCGCCGAGGATCTTCCCGAGGCGATGCCGCGGGTCTTCGCGAGCCTCCCGGAGCGGTTCGCGCCGGCCGACGAGCCGGACTAG
- a CDS encoding P-II family nitrogen regulator, with protein sequence MKKIEAIIKPFKLDEVKEALQEVGLQGITVTEAKGFGRQKGHTELYRGAEYVVDFLPKVKIEIVMPDDMVEKAIDAIRRAAQTGRIGDGKIFVSTIEEAIRIRTGESGLDAI encoded by the coding sequence ATGAAGAAGATCGAGGCGATCATCAAGCCCTTCAAGCTCGATGAGGTGAAGGAGGCGCTGCAGGAGGTCGGACTCCAGGGCATCACGGTCACCGAGGCGAAGGGGTTCGGCCGGCAGAAGGGCCACACCGAACTCTATCGCGGCGCCGAATATGTCGTGGATTTCCTCCCCAAGGTGAAGATCGAGATCGTCATGCCCGACGACATGGTGGAAAAGGCGATCGACGCCATCCGCCGTGCCGCCCAGACCGGGCGGATCGGCGACGGCAAGATTTTCGTCTCGACCATCGAGGAAGCCATTCGCATCCGCACCGGCGAGTCCGGTCTCGACGCGATCTGA
- the glnA gene encoding type I glutamate--ammonia ligase, translating to MTTAKDVLKMIKENDVKYVDLRFTDPRGKWQHVTFDITMIDEEIFAEGTMFDGSSIAGWKAINESDMLLMLDPSTAQIDPFFAETTLSIVCDILEPSTGEPYNRDPRGIAKKAEAYLKSTKIGDTIFVGPEAEFFVFDDVKFAAEPYHTGFKVDSSELPTNSYTDYEGGNLGHRVRTKGGYFPVPPIDSLQDMRGEMLASMAKMGVKVEKHHHEVASAQHELGMKFDTLTHMADQMQIYKYCIHQVANIYGKTATFMPKPVFGDNGSGMHVHQSIWKGGKPLFAGNKYADLSQECLWYIGGIIKHAKALNAFTNPSTNSYKRLVPGYEAPVLLAYSARNRSASCRIPWTANPKAKRVEVRFPDPTANPYLAFAAMLMAGIDGITNKIDPGSAMDKDLYDLPPKELKKIPTVCGSLREALTNLDKDRAFLKAGGVFNDDFIDSYIELKMTEVMRFEMTPHPVEYDMYYSV from the coding sequence ATGACGACTGCCAAGGATGTCCTGAAAATGATCAAGGAGAACGACGTGAAGTACGTCGATCTCCGCTTCACCGACCCGCGTGGCAAGTGGCAGCACGTCACCTTCGACATCACCATGATCGACGAGGAGATCTTCGCCGAGGGCACGATGTTCGACGGCTCCTCGATCGCCGGCTGGAAGGCGATCAACGAGTCGGACATGCTCCTCATGCTCGACCCCTCGACCGCGCAGATCGACCCCTTCTTCGCCGAGACGACGCTCTCCATCGTCTGCGACATCCTCGAGCCCTCGACGGGCGAGCCCTACAACCGCGATCCGCGCGGCATCGCGAAGAAGGCCGAGGCCTATCTGAAGTCGACCAAGATCGGTGACACCATCTTCGTCGGCCCCGAGGCCGAGTTCTTCGTCTTCGACGACGTGAAGTTCGCCGCCGAGCCCTACCACACCGGCTTCAAGGTCGATTCCTCCGAGCTGCCGACCAATTCCTACACGGACTACGAGGGCGGCAACCTCGGCCACCGCGTCCGCACCAAGGGCGGCTACTTCCCGGTTCCGCCGATCGACAGCCTGCAGGACATGCGCGGCGAGATGCTCGCCTCCATGGCCAAGATGGGCGTGAAGGTCGAGAAGCATCACCACGAGGTCGCGTCCGCCCAGCACGAGCTCGGCATGAAGTTCGACACGCTGACGCACATGGCCGACCAGATGCAGATCTACAAGTACTGCATCCATCAGGTCGCCAACATCTACGGCAAGACCGCCACCTTCATGCCGAAGCCGGTCTTCGGCGACAACGGCTCGGGCATGCACGTGCACCAGTCGATCTGGAAGGGCGGCAAGCCGCTGTTCGCCGGCAACAAGTACGCCGATCTGTCGCAGGAGTGCCTCTGGTACATCGGCGGCATCATCAAGCACGCCAAGGCCCTGAACGCCTTCACCAACCCGTCGACCAACTCCTACAAGCGTCTGGTCCCGGGCTACGAGGCGCCGGTTCTCCTGGCCTACTCGGCCCGCAACCGCTCGGCCTCCTGCCGCATTCCGTGGACGGCCAACCCGAAGGCCAAGCGCGTCGAGGTCCGCTTCCCCGACCCGACCGCCAATCCGTACCTGGCCTTCGCCGCCATGCTGATGGCCGGCATCGACGGCATCACCAACAAGATCGATCCGGGCTCGGCCATGGACAAGGATCTCTATGATCTGCCGCCGAAGGAGCTGAAGAAGATCCCGACGGTGTGCGGCTCGCTGCGCGAGGCCCTCACCAACCTCGACAAGGACCGCGCCTTCCTGAAGGCCGGCGGCGTCTTCAACGACGACTTCATCGACAGCTACATCGAGCTGAAGATGACCGAGGTGATGCGCTTCGAAATGACGCCGCACCCGGTCGAGTACGACATGTACTACTCGGTCTGA
- a CDS encoding methyl-accepting chemotaxis protein, with protein MLSLGSFRITPKILAIVAMLNAALIAVALIGSFALDRVGDDADQAAAAARRAVASARLNQHVMAINRFEFVLAASPTADLIRQLPADAAREVELARERFGMIRSSTAPEVQEALRKAEGAFNAMLALSQRTFAAAGEVRGTATPEQQQRLKDMAMASRELTLEARRLVTEMTNLLITRSDAYAKGIQELADAKERLMYGLMGLALVAGIAFALVIGQVGIARPIARINAVLAELAKGNFQVAAYGAERRDEVGDIAKAAETFRANGMEAERLRAEQEAAKAADAERQKVMMRELADRFEGAVGGIVDMVSSAATEMQATATQLSASAQEASAQSTSVASAAEEAGANVTAVAGSAEELGASVQEIGRQVEHSANLARSAVKEADGTGAIVSELTQGAARIGDIVEMISTIASQTNLLALNATIEAARAGEAGRGFAVVASEVKGLAEQTAKATSEIGAQIVAIQETTNKAVSAIAGITASIRSIDQATSSIASAVEQQGSATREIVASVGQASTGTTEVSSAITSVAQAAAETGHGANQVLTASSDLARQAERLSHEVRQFLATVRAA; from the coding sequence ATGCTGTCGCTTGGTTCGTTCCGCATCACGCCGAAAATCCTCGCCATCGTGGCGATGCTGAACGCGGCGCTCATCGCCGTCGCGCTGATCGGATCTTTCGCCCTCGACCGCGTCGGCGACGACGCCGACCAGGCTGCGGCCGCCGCCCGTCGCGCCGTCGCCTCGGCCCGCCTCAACCAGCATGTCATGGCCATCAACCGCTTCGAATTCGTCCTGGCAGCGAGCCCCACGGCAGACCTGATCCGCCAGTTGCCGGCCGACGCTGCCCGCGAGGTGGAACTGGCGCGCGAACGTTTCGGCATGATCCGCAGTTCGACCGCGCCGGAGGTCCAGGAGGCGCTGCGCAAGGCCGAAGGCGCCTTCAACGCCATGCTGGCCCTCAGCCAGCGGACCTTCGCCGCCGCCGGAGAGGTGCGGGGCACCGCCACGCCCGAACAGCAGCAGCGGCTGAAGGACATGGCCATGGCCAGCCGCGAGCTGACGCTTGAGGCCCGCCGCCTCGTCACCGAGATGACGAACCTGCTCATCACCCGTTCCGACGCTTATGCCAAGGGCATCCAGGAACTGGCGGACGCCAAGGAGCGGCTCATGTACGGGCTCATGGGCCTGGCCCTGGTCGCCGGCATCGCCTTCGCCCTCGTCATCGGCCAGGTGGGCATCGCCCGCCCGATCGCGCGCATCAACGCCGTCCTCGCCGAACTCGCCAAAGGCAACTTCCAGGTCGCCGCCTACGGCGCCGAGCGCCGTGACGAGGTCGGCGACATCGCCAAGGCGGCCGAGACCTTCCGCGCCAACGGCATGGAGGCGGAAAGGCTGCGCGCCGAGCAAGAGGCCGCCAAGGCCGCCGATGCCGAGCGCCAGAAGGTCATGATGCGCGAGCTCGCCGACCGCTTCGAGGGCGCCGTCGGCGGCATCGTCGACATGGTCTCCTCCGCCGCCACCGAGATGCAGGCGACCGCCACCCAGCTCTCCGCGTCGGCTCAGGAAGCCTCGGCGCAGTCGACCTCGGTGGCGAGCGCCGCCGAAGAGGCGGGCGCCAACGTCACCGCCGTCGCCGGCTCGGCCGAGGAGCTCGGCGCCTCCGTGCAGGAGATCGGCCGTCAGGTCGAGCATTCCGCCAATCTCGCTCGCAGCGCGGTGAAGGAGGCGGATGGCACCGGCGCCATCGTCTCCGAACTGACCCAGGGTGCGGCGCGGATCGGCGACATCGTGGAGATGATCTCGACCATCGCCTCGCAGACCAACCTCCTCGCCCTCAACGCCACCATCGAGGCGGCGCGCGCGGGTGAGGCCGGCAGGGGTTTCGCCGTCGTCGCCAGCGAGGTGAAGGGCCTGGCAGAACAGACGGCCAAGGCGACGAGCGAGATCGGTGCCCAGATCGTCGCCATCCAGGAGACCACCAACAAGGCCGTCAGCGCCATCGCCGGGATCACCGCGAGCATCCGCTCCATCGACCAGGCGACCTCCTCCATCGCCTCGGCGGTGGAACAGCAGGGATCGGCGACGCGCGAGATCGTGGCCTCCGTGGGCCAGGCCTCCACCGGCACGACCGAAGTCTCCTCGGCCATCACTTCGGTAGCCCAGGCCGCCGCCGAGACCGGCCACGGCGCCAATCAGGTTCTCACCGCCTCGTCCGACCTCGCCCGCCAGGCCGAGCGGCTGTCGCACGAGGTCCGGCAGTTCCTCGCCACCGTCAGGGCCGCCTGA
- a CDS encoding PhoX family protein, which produces MSDAPRPHEAGLLSVSQRAELAEDRGTSPADGPTFGDVVAARFHRRELVKGVLGVGAITAALGPAALAARTAAAQPGSATPSFGFRELSSTPTDRAEVASGHAAEVLIRWGDPVLADAPAFAPTAQTGPAQARQFGYNNDYLGYFPLPGAANPSRHGLLCVNHEYTNEELMFPGLGRQDAGGPLGRAKAFSGMTAGIVAVEMMAHGGSVLEVRREGDRWRVVQGSRYARRITAETPMAITGPAAGDPRMRTSADPQGRRVLGMLNNCAGGRTPWGTWLTCEENVNGYFTGRLPEGHRETANYRRMGIPGRWYNWGDHVDRFNVEKEPNEANRFGWVVEIDPFDPASTPKKRTALGRFKHEGAAGIVSRDGRYVLYSGDDERFDYVYRFVTAGRVSGDRARDADLLDSGTLFVARYNADGSGDWLPLVVGEGPLTSANGFHSQADVLIETRRAADLLGATRMDRPEDVEANPATDKVYVMLTNNSRRKAEEVDAANPRADNRFGHIVEMLPDGRDHAAPRFTWDILVRCGDPAVATVGATFNSRTSQDGWFGMPDNCAVDADGRLWVATDGNTPGRTGRNDGVWAMETEGEARGTSKLFFKCPFGAELCGPEFTPDGETFFVAIQHPGEADPEDASAAPATYENPSTRWPDFSPDMPPRPSIVAITRQGGGKVGS; this is translated from the coding sequence ATGTCCGACGCACCGAGGCCGCATGAGGCCGGCCTGCTCAGCGTCTCCCAGCGCGCCGAACTGGCTGAAGATCGCGGCACCAGCCCGGCCGACGGCCCGACCTTCGGCGACGTCGTCGCAGCGCGCTTCCACCGCCGCGAACTCGTGAAGGGCGTGCTCGGCGTCGGCGCCATCACGGCTGCCTTGGGCCCTGCGGCTCTCGCGGCCCGAACCGCCGCCGCCCAGCCGGGGTCGGCGACGCCGTCCTTCGGCTTCCGCGAACTCTCCTCCACCCCCACCGACCGCGCCGAGGTGGCCAGCGGCCATGCCGCCGAGGTGCTGATCCGCTGGGGCGACCCGGTTCTGGCCGATGCGCCGGCCTTTGCGCCGACGGCCCAGACGGGGCCCGCCCAGGCCCGCCAGTTCGGCTACAACAACGACTATCTCGGCTATTTCCCGCTGCCCGGCGCCGCGAACCCGTCGCGCCACGGCCTGCTCTGCGTCAACCACGAATATACCAACGAGGAGCTCATGTTCCCCGGCCTCGGCCGGCAGGATGCAGGCGGCCCGCTCGGCCGCGCCAAGGCCTTCTCTGGCATGACGGCCGGGATCGTCGCGGTCGAGATGATGGCCCATGGCGGTTCGGTACTGGAGGTCCGCCGCGAGGGCGACCGCTGGCGGGTGGTTCAGGGCTCCCGCTACGCCCGCCGGATCACCGCGGAGACGCCCATGGCGATCACCGGTCCGGCCGCCGGTGACCCGCGCATGCGCACCTCCGCCGATCCGCAAGGGCGCCGCGTCCTCGGAATGCTCAACAACTGCGCCGGCGGCCGCACGCCCTGGGGCACCTGGCTGACCTGCGAGGAAAACGTCAACGGCTACTTCACCGGCCGCCTGCCGGAGGGCCACCGCGAGACCGCGAACTACCGCCGCATGGGCATTCCCGGCCGCTGGTACAATTGGGGCGACCACGTCGACCGCTTCAACGTGGAGAAGGAGCCGAACGAGGCCAACCGCTTCGGCTGGGTGGTGGAGATCGACCCCTTCGACCCCGCCTCGACGCCGAAGAAGCGCACCGCCCTGGGCCGCTTCAAGCACGAGGGCGCCGCCGGCATCGTCTCCCGCGACGGGCGCTACGTGCTCTATTCCGGCGACGACGAGCGCTTCGACTATGTCTATCGCTTCGTCACAGCGGGCCGCGTCAGCGGCGACCGGGCGCGCGACGCCGACCTGCTCGATAGCGGGACGCTCTTCGTCGCCCGCTACAATGCCGACGGCAGCGGCGACTGGCTGCCGCTCGTCGTCGGCGAGGGGCCCCTCACATCCGCCAACGGCTTCCACTCCCAGGCCGACGTGCTGATCGAGACGCGCCGCGCCGCCGATCTCCTCGGCGCCACCCGCATGGACCGGCCGGAGGACGTGGAGGCGAACCCCGCCACCGACAAGGTCTATGTGATGCTGACCAACAACAGCCGCCGCAAGGCGGAGGAGGTCGACGCCGCCAATCCGCGTGCCGACAACCGCTTCGGCCACATCGTCGAGATGCTGCCGGACGGCCGCGACCATGCCGCGCCGCGCTTCACCTGGGACATTCTGGTGCGGTGCGGCGACCCGGCCGTCGCGACGGTGGGGGCGACCTTCAACAGCCGCACCTCGCAGGACGGCTGGTTCGGCATGCCGGACAATTGCGCCGTCGACGCGGATGGCCGGCTGTGGGTCGCCACCGACGGCAACACGCCCGGCCGCACCGGACGCAACGACGGCGTCTGGGCCATGGAGACCGAGGGCGAGGCGCGCGGCACCTCGAAGCTCTTCTTCAAGTGCCCCTTCGGCGCCGAACTCTGCGGACCCGAGTTCACCCCCGACGGCGAGACCTTCTTCGTCGCGATCCAGCACCCCGGCGAGGCCGATCCCGAGGATGCCAGCGCCGCCCCGGCGACCTACGAGAATCCGTCGACCCGCTGGCCGGACTTCTCGCCGGACATGCCGCCGCGGCCGTCCATCGTCGCCATCACCCGCCAGGGCGGTGGCAAGGTGGGCAGCTAG
- a CDS encoding alpha/beta hydrolase: protein MAIDVSPVPQPTRDAAYNNGQAVPSWTETFARWTEESAVIRARHAATMDLPYGPGERQKTDLYPGTDPRAPCLVYFHGGYWMRNAREMFSVLGEGVASRGWSVAMPGYTLAPEASLAAIVGECSAALDWLAGNAAAHGAGGPLIVAGWSAGGHLAAMALSHEAVTAGLAISGIFELAPLADTYLDEKLSLSREEIADLSPLRRPPVMKPLAVTYGTRELPALVANSHAMHAARMRAGAPGPLLPVEGADHFSILDTMRRPDGALTRALLDLAPELPTV from the coding sequence ATGGCCATAGACGTCTCGCCCGTTCCACAGCCGACCCGCGATGCGGCCTACAACAACGGCCAGGCGGTGCCCTCGTGGACGGAGACTTTCGCCCGCTGGACGGAGGAATCGGCCGTGATTCGGGCGCGCCACGCCGCGACGATGGATCTCCCCTACGGACCCGGCGAACGGCAGAAGACCGACCTCTATCCGGGGACAGACCCCCGCGCGCCCTGCCTCGTTTACTTCCATGGCGGCTACTGGATGCGAAATGCCCGCGAGATGTTCTCCGTGCTGGGGGAGGGGGTGGCCTCCCGGGGCTGGTCGGTGGCGATGCCGGGCTACACGTTGGCGCCGGAGGCCTCGCTCGCCGCGATCGTCGGCGAATGCAGCGCGGCGCTGGACTGGCTGGCCGGAAACGCAGCCGCGCATGGTGCCGGCGGTCCGCTGATCGTCGCGGGATGGTCGGCGGGTGGGCATCTCGCGGCCATGGCGCTCAGCCACGAGGCGGTGACGGCCGGCCTCGCCATTTCCGGCATCTTCGAGCTCGCGCCTCTCGCCGACACCTATCTCGACGAGAAGCTGAGCCTGTCGCGCGAGGAGATCGCGGATCTGTCGCCGCTGCGCCGCCCGCCGGTGATGAAGCCGCTCGCCGTCACCTACGGCACGCGCGAGCTGCCGGCGCTGGTGGCGAACTCCCACGCCATGCACGCCGCTAGGATGCGCGCCGGCGCGCCAGGGCCGCTGCTGCCGGTGGAGGGAGCCGACCACTTCTCCATCCTCGACACCATGCGCCGGCCCGACGGCGCGCTGACGCGGGCGCTCCTCGACCTCGCGCCAGAGCTGCCGACGGTCTAG
- a CDS encoding VOC family protein — MTRPASQPADHSTVSPYVMATGARDLMGFLAAVFGATPVMALDREDGSLMHASVKIGDSVVMLAEATADYPAFPVWLHVYVDDVDSTHAAALARGAVEVEAPSEKGDGDRRGGFKDPAGNTWWIATPVRS, encoded by the coding sequence ATGACCCGACCGGCCAGCCAGCCCGCCGACCATTCCACCGTCTCCCCCTATGTCATGGCGACGGGCGCCCGCGACCTCATGGGCTTTCTCGCCGCGGTCTTCGGCGCGACGCCGGTCATGGCGCTCGACCGCGAGGACGGCAGCCTGATGCACGCCTCCGTCAAGATCGGCGACTCCGTCGTCATGCTGGCCGAGGCGACGGCCGACTACCCCGCCTTCCCGGTCTGGCTGCACGTCTATGTCGACGACGTCGACTCAACACATGCGGCGGCGCTCGCCCGCGGTGCGGTCGAGGTGGAAGCGCCTTCCGAGAAGGGTGACGGCGACCGGCGCGGCGGATTCAAGGATCCCGCCGGCAACACCTGGTGGATCGCCACCCCCGTCCGATCCTGA
- the rpsI gene encoding 30S ribosomal protein S9 — MAETVSSLEGLSALKPASAEAPRHVQKLDKQGRAYATGKRKDAVARVWVKPGSGKITVNDRTLEVYFARPVLRMLLRQPLVLVNRDTQYDINVTVAGGGLSGQAGAVRHGISKALTYYEPELRGALKKEGFLTRDSRVVERKKYGKAKARRSFQFSKR; from the coding sequence ATGGCTGAGACCGTTTCGTCTCTCGAGGGCCTGAGCGCCCTCAAGCCGGCCTCCGCCGAGGCTCCGCGCCACGTGCAGAAGCTCGACAAGCAGGGCCGCGCCTATGCCACCGGCAAGCGCAAGGACGCGGTCGCCCGCGTCTGGGTGAAGCCGGGTTCCGGCAAGATCACCGTCAACGACCGCACCCTTGAGGTCTATTTCGCCCGTCCGGTGCTGCGCATGCTGCTCCGCCAGCCGCTCGTTCTCGTCAACCGCGACACGCAGTACGACATCAACGTGACGGTCGCCGGTGGCGGCCTCTCCGGCCAGGCCGGCGCGGTGCGCCACGGCATTTCCAAGGCTCTGACCTACTATGAGCCGGAGCTGCGCGGCGCGCTGAAGAAGGAAGGCTTCCTCACCCGCGACAGCCGCGTGGTCGAGCGCAAGAAGTACGGCAAGGCCAAGGCCCGTCGTTCCTTCCAGTTCTCGAAGCGCTGA
- the rplM gene encoding 50S ribosomal protein L13, with product MKTYVAKPAEVDKKWVLIDAKGLVVGRLATIVATRLRGKHKATYTPHVDCGDNVIIINADKVVFTGRKWDQKAYYHHTGYPGGIKERVAKTIRDGKFPERIVEKAVERMIPRGPLGRRQMSNLRVYGGDKHPHEAQAPVVLDVGVLNSKNVRA from the coding sequence ATGAAGACCTATGTGGCGAAGCCCGCCGAGGTCGACAAGAAGTGGGTTCTGATCGACGCGAAGGGCCTGGTTGTCGGCCGCCTCGCGACGATCGTGGCGACGCGCCTGCGCGGCAAGCACAAAGCCACCTATACCCCCCATGTCGATTGCGGTGACAATGTCATCATCATCAACGCGGACAAGGTGGTCTTCACCGGCCGCAAGTGGGACCAGAAGGCCTACTATCACCACACCGGCTATCCGGGTGGCATCAAAGAGCGCGTCGCCAAGACCATCCGCGACGGCAAGTTCCCCGAGCGCATCGTCGAGAAGGCCGTGGAGCGCATGATCCCGCGCGGTCCGCTCGGCCGCCGGCAGATGTCGAACCTGCGCGTCTATGGCGGCGACAAGCACCCCCATGAGGCCCAGGCGCCCGTCGTCCTCGACGTCGGCGTGTTGAACTCCAAGAACGTGAGGGCCTGA